One Oncorhynchus masou masou isolate Uvic2021 chromosome 27, UVic_Omas_1.1, whole genome shotgun sequence genomic window carries:
- the LOC135516130 gene encoding transmembrane 4 L6 family member 4-like isoform X1, translating to MCTGKCSKVIAISLYVLAGVSIICNIIAFFPDWSSKYAKLDREENGARITDEVKYMGGVIGGGIMCLIPAIHIHLTSSNGCCANRCGMFLSIGFAAAGVVGALYSLATSALGLSNGPVCLFTETPTSVPGWGRPFLNNNGHYLGDSDLWTKCIEPEGVVEFNLGLLATLLVVASLELVLCGIQMVNGLFGCICGTCGGREKHDDP from the exons ATGTGTACAGGAAAGTGCTCTAAGGTCATTGCGATCTCGCTCTACGTCCTGGCGGGGGTCTCAATCATCTGTAACATCATTGCGTTCTTCCCCGACTGGTCGTCGAAGTACGCCAAGTTGGACAGAGAAGAAAATGGAGCCCGGATCACCGACGAGGTCAAATACATGGGAGGTGTCATCGGCGGAGGAATTATG tGCCTTATTCCAGCAATCCATATCCACCTGACTAGCAGCAATGGTTGCTGTGCCAACCGCTGTGGG ATGTTCCTGTCCATTGGGTTTGCTGCTGCTGGGGTTGTTGGAGCACTGTACAGTCTGGCTACATCTGCCCTGGGCCTGTCCAATGGACCTGTCTGCCTCTTTACTGAAACACCAACATCTGTTCCAGGGTGGGGGAGACCTTTCTTGAACAA CAATGGGCATTACCTGGGCGACAGTGACCTGTGGACAAAGTGTATAGAGCCCGAAGGTGTTGTGGAGTTTAACCTTGGGTTGTTAGCCACGCTGTTGGTGGTGGCAAGTCTGGAGCTGGTGCTGTGTGGAATACAGATGGTCAACGGACTGTTCGGATGCATCTGTGGCACCTGTGGCGGCAGGGAG AAGCATGATGATCCATGA
- the LOC135516130 gene encoding transmembrane 4 L6 family member 4-like isoform X2, whose translation MCTGKCSKVIAISLYVLAGVSIICNIIAFFPDWSSKYAKLDREENGARITDEVKYMGGVIGGGIMCLIPAIHIHLTSSNGCCANRCGMFLSIGFAAAGVVGALYSLATSALGLSNGPVCLFTETPTSVPGWGRPFLNNNGHYLGDSDLWTKCIEPEGVVEFNLGLLATLLVVASLELVLCGIQMVNGLFGCICGTCGGRE comes from the exons ATGTGTACAGGAAAGTGCTCTAAGGTCATTGCGATCTCGCTCTACGTCCTGGCGGGGGTCTCAATCATCTGTAACATCATTGCGTTCTTCCCCGACTGGTCGTCGAAGTACGCCAAGTTGGACAGAGAAGAAAATGGAGCCCGGATCACCGACGAGGTCAAATACATGGGAGGTGTCATCGGCGGAGGAATTATG tGCCTTATTCCAGCAATCCATATCCACCTGACTAGCAGCAATGGTTGCTGTGCCAACCGCTGTGGG ATGTTCCTGTCCATTGGGTTTGCTGCTGCTGGGGTTGTTGGAGCACTGTACAGTCTGGCTACATCTGCCCTGGGCCTGTCCAATGGACCTGTCTGCCTCTTTACTGAAACACCAACATCTGTTCCAGGGTGGGGGAGACCTTTCTTGAACAA CAATGGGCATTACCTGGGCGACAGTGACCTGTGGACAAAGTGTATAGAGCCCGAAGGTGTTGTGGAGTTTAACCTTGGGTTGTTAGCCACGCTGTTGGTGGTGGCAAGTCTGGAGCTGGTGCTGTGTGGAATACAGATGGTCAACGGACTGTTCGGATGCATCTGTGGCACCTGTGGCGGCAGGGAG TAA